Genomic window (Psilocybe cubensis strain MGC-MH-2018 chromosome 1, whole genome shotgun sequence):
GGGCAGCGTACTGGGCCCCAATCTCATAACACATTAGCAGCCTAGAATAAAGCAACTTCATACCCCAAATATAACGTCagttatttttatcaatacgaagaaaaaagaacagaTTAGAATAGGACACAGCACCACAACCGAACTAtggaaaaaaaggaaagtcCAACTAGAACCATGTTCACACTCACCTCAAAAAGACGAATCAACGTGTAAAATGTCGTATTCACGAAATATGGGCGTTCTTTGTCGGACGGAGATACGACGTTGTCCATTGTCGACTTTACACCGGATTCTTTGATCCAAATGTCATGCGGATCCGACGAATCGTCGTCCGTACGACCAGGTCGTGGCGATCCATGTCCTGAAGCAGAAGGCGATTCGGCGCGAGACCCGGAGACAGACGCTCCTCCCCGTTTGTTGGCAGACACTTTCTCCTGTGCGGTCTTAAGCAGCTTTTTTCTTAGGTCATTGGCCGGTATCGGTGTGCTATGACCCTGTCCTCCGCTCCCAGTGGACCTTCTCCCGCTACGTGACCCTTCTGGCTGCTGTTTGTTCACATCATGCCCGGCGTCCTCTTCAGCGCTTGCACCAGAGCCTGCGGTTCCATCTAAGGGCACAGTAGCCCAAAACTCAGCCTCGGACGACATGCATAATGTTGGAATGAATGCACGCAAAAACTTTTCGACTCCACGTCGCTCTGGTGGGCTGTACTGGGCATGATTGTGTTCCAAGAAGGTATACACCATCTTGACCGCGTCATGCAGCACCGCAGTATTCTTGAAAGAATATTCGAGCTGATGCCCCACTGTGCCCTGCGTGAAGGCCTTGACGCCTTTCCGCTCCCATTTCTTTAGCTGCTGCTTTTTGATAGACTGAATATCGGTGACAAAGTACTTTGCCGTAATATTCTTCTTGTCGTTTTGCTTGAAGTTCGTTCCTTGGTGGTCGAGGGATTTGTAAAAGTTTTTACAATCGACTTCTTTCCATGTACGACTCCATTCCCGCTGAGCGCGTCTCCATTCTTCATCCTTCGCCTTCAGACGATTCAAAACCACCGGCACCGCAACACTTGGGCAGTCTTGCAGCGCCTGGATGACCTCCAACCCCATATCCTTCCCATATATCTTCTTGATGATACGATGATAAATCGACATACCCGATCCACCGAAGTCAGGTTTCAATCTAAAGTGGGAACGTTCTTCATTTGTCATTTCGTCGATTCGCGAGTTCAGTGGCTCTAGAACAGCAATCGTTCTGACTAGAGCTTCAATTTGAACGTGGTATTCGTGTCGCTCCTCCTCGCTTCGATGAACAGCCTCTTCAAATGGTGTCTTCTTATGTGCTACAAACCCGGATTCCTCAGAAGCCCAAGTAGGATGCGAAACCCATTCATCATTGAGAACTGAACGGCATAGCTCGTCTCGCCCAGAACATGCCAATTGAGTTTCCTGCAAGTATAGATCAAGTCAGCGCGGATTAAACAATTCAAAAATTTAGTGCAACGCACGCTAGGCGGTAATTTTCTATAGCTTGGGCCTTCTCCGTCGTCCACCGGCAAGGCAGTGGGGAGCTCAGGCGGACCCGTCCTAATGCTTCCTGGTGGACCCCTTTCTACCTTATCTCTGTCATCATATCCTACCAGGTCCTTGAAGTCCGTCATGAGGTCACCTTCACCCAAAAACACGTTCGCGCGTTCAATCAAAGTTTGAAGATCAATGATATCCTTCGAGAACAAACTCAACAGTTTCAGGAATTCGTCGTATTCTTGACTCTCCAACGACTTTTTCGCGCGATCGAAGAATAGCAGTTTGCCTGGGGATGTATTCGATTGATAATCGCTAAGGTGGTGCACTCCGTGTGGGCCTGCATGGGAATGTATTGGAGGCGGCCCTTGGGCAACTGGATAGGCATGACTTTGTGAAGGTGAGAGGGGTACAGGGTATGACGCAAAAGGTGCCGGTTCGTTGTCCGGGTTATGACTATGCTTGACTTTCTTCGGTTGCTACAAGGGAAAAAAGGTGACATTAGTGATCGGCGGGAATATGGTGTCTGGCAAAGGGGGAACACATACCCGTGACGGAGCAGGTTTCGATGGCGGGACGGGTGTGGCTTCTTTCTCTGGCACCCGCTTTCTACTGCGCTTGGGAGCTTGTGTAGGCTTTTTGACTTGTGTGTGTGGCGGACTGGATTCTCCAGGACCCCAGGATGTGGTCGAAGACTGGGGCATGATATGAACACCATTGGGCCCCATAGAACCAGGCATGGCCTCTGGAAGGAAGTCCTTGAACTCGGCGAGTAGATCGGGCGCATCTTTGAAAAGCATTTGTACTTGCACATACACCTGAGCCTAGAGGGAAATAAAAGGTTTAGTTAGTCATTGCCGGTACCAAAAATACATTTAAGATAAGAGGACGCACGTCGGGAGAATGTCTCTGCTCCTTCTGAAAAGTCTGCAGGATGTCCAAAAACTGTTTGTAAGTGTTGGGGTCGTCGCCATAACGCGCTTTTATCTTGTTGAGATATTGGATAGCATGGTTGAACTCCCCGGCTGGCTGCTTCTCGACCtgtttgctgctgctgcctgCGACGTTGTTGACGTTATTGTTATTATTGTTGTTGAGGTAGTTCAGGAATgaggcggcagcagcggtTGTTTGTGGCCCTTGTATTCCTGGCGAGTATACAGGTTCG
Coding sequences:
- a CDS encoding Transcriptional regulatory protein SIN3; this encodes MSESVPVIPTNAIPPFPPSFTDPTLLLHALNTANPVQDMHPRSSKPSTPRPETADSTSSGHQRSPEVGRPLNVTDALSYLDAVKNQFHESPDVYNQFLDIMKDFKSQVIDTPGVIQRVSRLFHGNPYLIQGFNTFLPMGYRIDIAVDPSDPNIITVTTPLGTTTQNTNNTAPIPRNARELDPMLPAPAYVNAGPGPYPITSTLLQNTANGPGSRSHTPHLFPTPTGPPPPYEPVYSPGIQGPQTTAAAASFLNYLNNNNNNNVNNVAGSSSKQVEKQPAGEFNHAIQYLNKIKARYGDDPNTYKQFLDILQTFQKEQRHSPDAQVYVQVQMLFKDAPDLLAEFKDFLPEAMPGSMGPNGVHIMPQSSTTSWGPGESSPPHTQVKKPTQAPKRSRKRVPEKEATPVPPSKPAPSRQPKKVKHSHNPDNEPAPFASYPVPLSPSQSHAYPVAQGPPPIHSHAGPHGVHHLSDYQSNTSPGKLLFFDRAKKSLESQEYDEFLKLLSLFSKDIIDLQTLIERANVFLGEGDLMTDFKDLVGYDDRDKVERGPPGSIRTGPPELPTALPVDDGEGPSYRKLPPSETQLACSGRDELCRSVLNDEWVSHPTWASEESGFVAHKKTPFEEAVHRSEEERHEYHVQIEALVRTIAVLEPLNSRIDEMTNEERSHFRLKPDFGGSGMSIYHRIIKKIYGKDMGLEVIQALQDCPSVAVPVVLNRLKAKDEEWRRAQREWSRTWKEVDCKNFYKSLDHQGTNFKQNDKKNITAKYFVTDIQSIKKQQLKKWERKGVKAFTQGTVGHQLEYSFKNTAVLHDAVKMVYTFLEHNHAQYSPPERRGVEKFLRAFIPTLCMSSEAEFWATVPLDGTAGSGASAEEDAGHDVNKQQPEGSRSGRRSTGSGGQGHSTPIPANDLRKKLLKTAQEKVSANKRGGASVSGSRAESPSASGHGSPRPGRTDDDSSDPHDIWIKESGVKSTMDNVVSPSDKERPYFVNTTFYTLIRLFEIGAQYAAQKHASLLANRVAVDLGLDDPNGPASVLKQTIDHLGKPAAEDTNIVYMYLLTACEKMFDNELDQGTFEEHMRWFFGTKAYTLFTLDKSIIALIKQVQTILGDNKCQELWSLLKSAQSSKNISTQDIIRYRREAERHVGQDDHLYRLQWVRETRCIRVSLCSANEPSVETDGSELARWREYVNTYVMTHPTEWLPEGKKESSPVFLRRCVRVGEERRSTASVVEDRIKIRVSYPRYKLVYEAGCEDLVVQRQSSELRGRARQREEERRKCELLS